From Acidimicrobiales bacterium:
TGCCCGCACCGGCGACCCACTGCGCCAGCGCGTCGCCGCCAGCCTGCGCCAGACGGTCGACGTCGTGGCCGACTTGAGCACCACCACGCCGCCGCCGGCGGGCGCGGCGCCGATCTTCGACTCGCTGGCGACGGCGCGGACGCTGCTCGAGCAGAACCTGGGGGTCGAGTGCGTCTACGTCGGCTACTCGGGATTCGACACGCACACGACGCAGACGTCGACGCATGGCGCGCTGCTCGTCCACCTCGACGAGGCGCTCGACGCCTTCTGGGCCGCGCTCGACCCGACGCTGGCGAGTCGCACGCTCGTCATGGTCGTGAGCGAGTTCGGGCGGCGCCTCGGGCAAGCCGGCGCGGGGGCCGTCGCCGGTACCGACCACGGCGCGGCCGCGCCCGTCATTCTCGTGGGACCGCCGCAGTCGTCGACCCTCGTGGGTGGCCTGCACGGTGATCACCCCAAGCTGGGCACAACGGCGGCGCCGGCGGACAACCTCATGCTCACGACCGACGTGCGCCACGTGTACCAAGCCGTCCTCACGTCGTGGCTGCACGATCCCGATCCGCTGTACGCCGCCGCCGACACCACGCCGCTCCACGGACTGTTCACGTCGAGCCCGGTCGCGATCGGTACGGGACGCAGCGTCCGCATCGGCGACGCCGCCCGGGTCGACGCCGCGCCGTCGGCCAGTTCGACGTCGTCGTCGGTGCTCGCCGGTCGGGCGGCCCACGCCAGGGGCGCGTTCCGCATCCGCGACAGCAGCTCCGGCGACCATCGCTCCGTGCCGGCGTCGAGCGCGCTGGCGGCCCTGGCCTTCAACGCGTTCGTCGCCGCGGTCGTCGTACGCAGCGGTCGCTTCCGTGAGGCGCTCGACGGATGGCGCCCGCGCGACGACGTGTCGTGACGGCGCGCCGCACCGACCACATCGCGCACTTCACCTACACGCCAACCGACATCCGCATCCATGCGGGCGACACCGTGGTGTGGCGCAACGACGACGACACGATCCACACGGTCACGGCCAGCCGCGCCGAGTTCACGTCCGGCTCGATAGGCAAGGGACAGTCGTACTCGGTGAAATTCAACGCGCCCGGTGTGTACCCGTACTTCTGCGAACCGCACGAATTCATGCGCGGGTTCGTGTCGGTGCTGCCGGCGACGGGTGCCGATGTGGTGCATCCCGCCGGGCGACTGGTGAGTGCCGGGCGCGTCACCGGCGGCGTCGCGCCGCCTCCCGTCGTCCTCGATGTCGGCGCGACGCTCATCGCTGCGCTCGCCATCGCACTGGTGTTGCGAAGCCTGCGACTCGACGCGCTGCGCTATCTGGCGGTTGCTGCCACGCTGGCCACGGGCGCGCTGCACCTCCAGCTTCGGCTCGTTCTCGACTACCCCGAACCGATCGGCACGCTGCTGGTGATCGAAGCGGGCGGTGCCGCGGTGTTGGCGGCGTGGCTGGCGTCGGGCCCGCTCAGCCAGTCCAAACGCGCCGCGGCCGTCGCCCTCCACGTGGCGGCGCTCGCCGCGCTGGGCATTACGCGCACATCGATCGGACTGTTCGGATTTCACGAACGCGGCTGGGACCCGGCACCGCAGTTACCCCTGGCCATCACCTTCGGGGTGGTTGCCATCGCGGCGCTGTTGATCGGTACCGTGCTCCGATCGCCAACCGAATCACCCGACGCGTAACCGCGGGCGTCGCGCTCGCCCTGGTCGGCACCGGCATCGCCGTTGCCGTGGTCGTCGCGCGCGGCGACCAGCCACCGTCGGCCACCGCCATGGTCGAACGCGCCCGCGCCTACGTCGCGGCGCACCCGCGCGCCCGATTCCACGGCACCGCGACGGTGGAGGGCGGGACCATTCGCACGACGACCGGCTCGGCGCAGACCGCCCACGCCGATGTCGCCGGTGAACTGGCGATGGGGCGCGCGCACGCGGTGATCGCCGACAGCCAACTCACCAGCGAGGTCGTGCTCGACGGCGACACCGTCTACGCCCGTGAGGCGGCGACCACCGACGCATTGGCCAAGGCGTCCTACGTGCGCGCCGACACCCAACTCCGACGGGTGATGCGCGTCCGCGCCGAGCAGGCCAAGGCCCTCGACGTCGCCGCGGTCTTCGCCGCGGCGCAGGACCTGAAGACGTTGGGGCGCCACGGCGGTGTGACGACACTGGACGGCGACGTCGACGTGCCGCGCCTGTTCGGCTCCAAGCTGGCCCAGCACGTCGAGTGGGCCACGCTCAAAGCAGTCGTGGCCGACGATGGCCGGCCGGTGTCGACCGCGCTGGTGGTCCGCGCCGAGGCCGACCTCACCACCCGCCTGTCATTCGACGCCTGGGGCGACGCGGCGATCACCGTCGCCGCTCCCCCGCCGGCGCAGGTCGACGCCCGCCCGAGTGTCACCCAGCTGAAGCTGGCGTCGCTGAGGTCCACGAAGCTCGTCATGCCCAAGCAGCTGCCCGACGGCTGGCAACTCGTCGGCACCGACGTCCTCGCACCGAGCGAAACCGAAGAAGGCTGCACGCAGGCAGCGCTGTCCTACGAGGACCAGACGAATCCCGACGCCGGCTATCTGTACCTCTACGAATTCCCGTCGTCGTGCGCCCAGCCGCCCGAAGGGTCGAGCAGCCTGTTCAACGCCGGGCCCTACGGCGGATTCAGCTCGGAGACCGCCGATGGCCCCTACGTGCAGATCACCGTCGGCAACACGACGGTGCAGGCGGTGAGCGACCTCGCCTTGCCGGACCTCGCCGGTGTGCTCAGCGACCTCGTGCCACTCGTAGTTCAATCTTCTTGACGGCGTCGGGGCCCAACACCTCGCAGCACTTCGCCACCAACTCGGTCGTCATGTAGCGCAGTTGTGTCACCCAGGCGTTGGAGTCGACGTCGACGATCAGCACCCCGCGCTTGAGCGACGCCGGCTTGGCGTGCGCCGCGATCCCGGAGCCCACGAGTTCCTCCCAGCGCTGGAACAACCCCGACAGGACCTTGGCATTCGGCGCCCCGAGCCGCTTGGCGACACGGTCGAGCGATGCTCCGAGCCGCGCCGGGTCGCGGTTGGCTTCGTCTTCGGGCAGCGGTCGCCAGCTCACGGCTCGATCGTGCCGTCGTGAATGCGCACCGTGGCCGCCGGCGACGCGCCCGGTGGCAGTGCTCCGGCCGTCGTGAGCACGGCTTGGCCGTCGGGCAGGGCGGCGACGAGCGCCGCGGAGCGGTGCGGGTCGAGCTCGGAAAACACGTCGTCGAGCAGCAGGATGGGCGCGCTGCCCGTCGCCTCGGTCACCGCCGCGTGCACGGCGAGTCGTAATGCCAAGGCCAGCGAGCGCTGCTCGCCCTGTGACGCATGCGTGCGCGCCGGCAGCGTGCCGATGTGCAACTCGATCTCGTCGCGGTGCGGGCCGACCGTGGTGACGCCGCGGCGCAGGTCATCGGCGCGCGCCGCGCCCAACGCGGCGTGAAGTTCGCCCTCCCACGACGGTACGTAGCGCACGGCGATCGCCGCCGCCCCCGTCGCGACCTCGGCGTACGCCTTGGCGACAAGCGGTTCGAGGCGAGTTACAAGCTCGCGCCGCGCGGCCACCAGGGCGTTCCCGTGTTCGGCCAATTTGGCGTCCCACACGTCGAGGGTCGACACCACCTCGGGAGTGGCCTTGCCGCCCGCTTGGCGCAGCAGTGCGCCGCGCTGTTTCAGCACACGCTCGACGGCGCTGCGCGTCTGCGCGTGATGCGGCGCGGTGGCGACGAGCGCGTCGTCGACGAGGTCACGCCGGTACGACGGGCCACCCTTGATCAACGCCAGGTCATCGGGCGAGAACACACTGACGCGCAGCGCGCCGAGCAGGTCGGTGCTGCGCCGCAACGCGTTGCCGTTGACCAACACGCGCGGCGATCCGCGGGGCGGCAGTTCCGCCTCGACGAGCACACCCCGACCGTCGCGATCGACCTGGGCCCGCACGTAGGCGTGCGCCGCGCCCTGCCGCACCAAAGCCTCATTCGGCGCCCCCCGGAACGACGACAGCGTCGCCAGCCATGCCAGGGCTTCGAGCAGGTTCGTCTTGCCCTGGCCGTTTTCGCCGATCACCACCGTGAGCCCGTCGGGCGCAAGTTCCAAGCGCGCCGCGGTGTAGTTCCGGAAGTCCTGAACCGCCAGCCAGTCGACCCTCAGCTACGGAACCCTCACGGGCATGAGCAGGTACAGGTACTCCTCGGCGCCGACGCCGCGCAGCACGCAGGGCTTGAGGGTGTCTTGGGTTTCGAGGGTGAGCTCGTCGCCGGTGATCGCCTCGATGCCGTCGGTGAGGTACTGCGGGTTGAACGCCACCGTCATGTCGGCGCCGAGGAACTTCGCCTCGACGTCTTCGGTGGCGGTGCCCTCCGCCGGGTTCGAGACCATGAGTTCCACCCCGTCGGAACGCAGCGCCAACCGCACGGGCGTCGTCTGGTCGCGCACCATGAGCTTGACGCGCTTGACCGCGTCGAGCAGCGCGTCGCGGTTCACGGTGAGCTCGTTCGGGAAGCTGGCCGGGATGAGATTCAACACGTTGGGGAACTCGCCCTCGATGAGCCGCGTCGTGAGACGGACGTGGCCGACCTCGAAGCTCGCCTCGGTCGTGCCGAGACGCACCGCGCACTCAGGTGCCCCGTTCAGCAACCGTTGCAATTCGGCGAGCGCACGCGAGGGAATGAGCACCTTCTGCTCGCCCTTGACCATGTTCACGCCCGGCAGCTGGCGCACGGCGAGGCGGTAGCTGTCGGTGGCGAGCAGCTGCATGCCGTCGGCCGTCGCCATGAACAACACGCCGGTCAGGATCGGGCGGGCTTCGTCGCCGCTGGCGGCGCGCACCACTTGGCGCAACGCGTCGGCCAACTCGCCCGAAGCGACGGTGACGGCGTCGGATCCGACTTCGCCCCTGCCTCCATCACCTTGGGCCATCGGGAACTCCTCAGCGGGCAACACGCGCACGGCGAATTGCGACCGGCCCGAGGCGATCTTGGCTTGTTCTTCGTCGGATTCGATCGTGACCGCACCCGGCTCGAGCGACCGCACGATGTCGGCGGCGAGCTTGGCCGGAATCACCGACACGCCGTCGGCGATGCCGGCGACGGTCGCGACGACCTCGATGGTCAGGTCAAGGTCGGTGGCGATGATGCGTAACTCGTCGCCGTTGATCGCCAGGCGCGCGCCAGCGAGCACTGGCAGTCGTTCACGGCCCGAGGTGGCGCGGCTCGCCGAAGCAAGGGCCTCGACCAAAACGTCCCGTTCGCAGCGAAACTTCACAGGCGGTTTTCCTACCTAACTCTTTGTTTAGAAAATCAGTAGCAGTAATAGGTGCTGTGGATTGGGGACAACACCCCGTTTGTGCTGCTCAGAGCGGCGAAAGCTTGCGGCCGCTTTTCCCCAGAATCACACAGGGGTGTAACGCCAAAGTGGACACCGGCCGAATCGGGCTGAAGTTCTCCCCATTCACCCACAGTTATCCCGAGTGTCATCCCCCGGTCTTGATCTTCGTGATCAGGCCCGTCACTTGGTCGTAGATCTGGCGGCGTTCCTTCATCAGGGTCTCGATTTTCGAGACGGCGTGGATCACCGTCGTGTGATCCCGGCCGCCGAACTCCTTGGCAATGGCGGGATAGGAGAAGTCGGTGACGTCGCGGAACACGTACATGCCCACCTGGCGCGCGATGACGAGCGGCCGGCGCCGGCTTTGCCCGCACAGGTCCTCGACGGAGAAGCCGAAGGTCTCGGCGGTGGCGTCGAGGATCGCCTTGGGTGTGATCTGGCGTGGTTGGTCGCCCGAGATGAGGTCGGTCAGCAGATGCTCGGCGAGCTCGAGGGTGATCGGCTGGCGGTTGAGGCTGGCGTAGGCGATCACCCGCGTGAGCGCGCCCTCGAGTTCGCGGATGTTGTCTTTGACGTGGGTGGCGATGAGCTCGAGCACGTCGTCGGGAATGTCGTTGGGCTCGAGGCCGGCCTTCTTGCGCAGGATGGCGAGGCGGGTCTCGAGCTGTGGCGGCTGCACGTCGGTCAACAAGCCGGCCGCGAACCGGCTGCGCAGCCGGTCTTCGAGGGTCGGGATGTCCTTCGGCGGACGATCAGAGGTGATCACGACCTGCTTGCGGGCACTCGTGAGGTCGTTGAACGTGTGGAAGAACTCCTCCTGGAGCCCTTCCTTGCTCTCGATGAACTGGATGTCGTCGATCAGCAGCACGTCGGACTCGCGGTAGCGCCGCTTGAACGTGTTGGTGGTGTTGGTACGGATGGCGTCGACGAACTCGTTCATGAACGTCTCGGTCGTCACGTAGCGCACGTGACGGTGCGGGAAGTTCTGGCGCACGTAATTCCCGATGGCGTGCAGGAGGTGGGTCTTGCCGAGGCCCGACTCCCCGTAGACGAACAACGGGTTGTAGGCCCGTCCGGGATTTTCGGCCACGGCCCGCGCCGCCGCGTGGGCGAAGCTGTTCGACTCACCGATGACGAAGGCGTCGAAGGTGAA
This genomic window contains:
- the dnaN gene encoding DNA polymerase III subunit beta — protein: MKFRCERDVLVEALASASRATSGRERLPVLAGARLAINGDELRIIATDLDLTIEVVATVAGIADGVSVIPAKLAADIVRSLEPGAVTIESDEEQAKIASGRSQFAVRVLPAEEFPMAQGDGGRGEVGSDAVTVASGELADALRQVVRAASGDEARPILTGVLFMATADGMQLLATDSYRLAVRQLPGVNMVKGEQKVLIPSRALAELQRLLNGAPECAVRLGTTEASFEVGHVRLTTRLIEGEFPNVLNLIPASFPNELTVNRDALLDAVKRVKLMVRDQTTPVRLALRSDGVELMVSNPAEGTATEDVEAKFLGADMTVAFNPQYLTDGIEAITGDELTLETQDTLKPCVLRGVGAEEYLYLLMPVRVP
- a CDS encoding cupredoxin family copper-binding protein, which produces MAPARRRVVTARRTDHIAHFTYTPTDIRIHAGDTVVWRNDDDTIHTVTASRAEFTSGSIGKGQSYSVKFNAPGVYPYFCEPHEFMRGFVSVLPATGADVVHPAGRLVSAGRVTGGVAPPPVVLDVGATLIAALAIALVLRSLRLDALRYLAVAATLATGALHLQLRLVLDYPEPIGTLLVIEAGGAAVLAAWLASGPLSQSKRAAAVALHVAALAALGITRTSIGLFGFHERGWDPAPQLPLAITFGVVAIAALLIGTVLRSPTESPDA
- the dnaA gene encoding chromosomal replication initiator protein DnaA, whose amino-acid sequence is MTDAERLWKACVDNLRDRLSEATWMAWFEGLAPVATDDVSLTLASPSSIVKQRLEERFQDELDAAVSEAKGGRAKVVIEVRAGEAAMSDAASQTHPPADTPIPPPPPRQGEQARLDPEFTFDAFVIGESNSFAHAAARAVAENPGRAYNPLFVYGESGLGKTHLLHAIGNYVRQNFPHRHVRYVTTETFMNEFVDAIRTNTTNTFKRRYRESDVLLIDDIQFIESKEGLQEEFFHTFNDLTSARKQVVITSDRPPKDIPTLEDRLRSRFAAGLLTDVQPPQLETRLAILRKKAGLEPNDIPDDVLELIATHVKDNIRELEGALTRVIAYASLNRQPITLELAEHLLTDLISGDQPRQITPKAILDATAETFGFSVEDLCGQSRRRPLVIARQVGMYVFRDVTDFSYPAIAKEFGGRDHTTVIHAVSKIETLMKERRQIYDQVTGLITKIKTGG
- a CDS encoding DNA replication/repair protein RecF, with product MRVDWLAVQDFRNYTAARLELAPDGLTVVIGENGQGKTNLLEALAWLATLSSFRGAPNEALVRQGAAHAYVRAQVDRDGRGVLVEAELPPRGSPRVLVNGNALRRSTDLLGALRVSVFSPDDLALIKGGPSYRRDLVDDALVATAPHHAQTRSAVERVLKQRGALLRQAGGKATPEVVSTLDVWDAKLAEHGNALVAARRELVTRLEPLVAKAYAEVATGAAAIAVRYVPSWEGELHAALGAARADDLRRGVTTVGPHRDEIELHIGTLPARTHASQGEQRSLALALRLAVHAAVTEATGSAPILLLDDVFSELDPHRSAALVAALPDGQAVLTTAGALPPGASPAATVRIHDGTIEP
- a CDS encoding DUF1501 domain-containing protein yields the protein MTITRRQFLIGTGAVAGASFVGVAGPAFASAAVDPATAGRNRLVVIFLEGGNDGLNTVVPRGDVAGAPRMSVYRKARPTLAYPASRLLPLDRTSDDDAQLLGFNPGLTRLHAAYRDGRVAVVQGVDYPNHNYSHFASSDIWHAGNPASTSTGWLGRHLDRVGMGEGELRGVAVSPRLPLMLQGHGVSGASIASIGTMRYRDGSSAVATTRHLALPSLGAGARTGDPLRQRVAASLRQTVDVVADLSTTTPPPAGAAPIFDSLATARTLLEQNLGVECVYVGYSGFDTHTTQTSTHGALLVHLDEALDAFWAALDPTLASRTLVMVVSEFGRRLGQAGAGAVAGTDHGAAAPVILVGPPQSSTLVGGLHGDHPKLGTTAAPADNLMLTTDVRHVYQAVLTSWLHDPDPLYAAADTTPLHGLFTSSPVAIGTGRSVRIGDAARVDAAPSASSTSSSVLAGRAAHARGAFRIRDSSSGDHRSVPASSALAALAFNAFVAAVVVRSGRFREALDGWRPRDDVS
- a CDS encoding DUF721 domain-containing protein, which gives rise to MSWRPLPEDEANRDPARLGASLDRVAKRLGAPNAKVLSGLFQRWEELVGSGIAAHAKPASLKRGVLIVDVDSNAWVTQLRYMTTELVAKCCEVLGPDAVKKIELRVARGR